GGACACTTTTACAGGGATAATAGAATTTctactttgtgtttctgtgtaattaTTAGGGATCAAGTCTCGAAGGACCagaacactttcaaaataaaagtcttctCTTTCTTTAAAACGACAGTTCAAACTCTGAAAATGGATTTTTGGAGAGTAGCCACGGTGAGGGTTTGTATTTGGGTGCACCAACTTTCAAAATAGAAGCCCcaaactccttcaaaataaaagtccttcattaaaaatctcatttaaaaccataaaaatggACTTTTAGGGTCCAGGTAGGTAAACAGAGTAGAGTCTGAGTCCATCAGCTTTCCTCCTCGGTCGTCTTAATGTGGAATAAAGTGAGGGATAAAGCCGACGGCGGCTGTTTGTGTCTCCGTCTCAGGTGGGGGGCGAGCTGCGGCGAGGtggataaagtgtgtgtgtgcgaggccGGCCCCCGGACACTTTATTCAGAAGCTCACACGCCCACGCCGGTGAgtgctccggcggcggcggcggccgtcgcTTAGCCCGCCTCTCCGTCCATCACGGCACTCTAATTGAGAGCCTTGAAAACCGGcctccctccgcctccgcctccccgTCTCACTGATCGGATCGTCACTCTCGGCtctggtgtgtgttctcaggACAGACCGGTGTGTGAACGCTGCGGCAGGAACAGGGCGCCGATCGCCAGCTGCTCGGAGGGATACGGCACCGAGGTAACGgccagcggaggaggaggaggaggaggaggaggaagaggaggaggaggaggaggaggaggaggaagaggaggaggaggaggaggaggaggaggaggaggaagaggaggaggaggaggaggaggaagaggaggaggaggaggaggaggaggaggaagaggaggaggaggaggaggaagaggaggaagaggaggaggaggaggaggaggaggaggaggaggagaagaggaggaggaggaggaggaggaagaggaggaggaagaggaggaggaggaggaggaggaagaggaggaggaggaggaggaggaggaggaggagggcggggcggATGGACGGATCAGACAGGACTTCCACTCACATTCATACATGTGGTGTTATAGTGTGGAAAACCCCGAACACGCAGGTTTTGTCAGCTGAGATCAGATTTGGCattaaattatttcaaaaagttaaaaaatcttgtttttaaaTGCGACTTATATTATATGTTGAATATTTGATCACATCAAGATGCTTGTAGAAGCCACTTCTAAACCGATGTgcttattaataataataataaaaaaagctaCTCTAATCAATCAGATTTGATGTAAACAAACTAAAACACTTGTTTGTGAAGCTTTAATGTGAAAGTCCTCGGCAGCAGCTCTTGGTCTCACCTGGACAGACATGAAGAGCAGaagcagtgaaaacaggaagctgaCGCCATTCGTCAGGTTCTGCACTGAAGAGTCGCCTGACTCATGCTTTTAACAGTCGCATGAAAAGTGacgcatgaacacacacacacacacacacacacacacacacacacgcgcgcatcGCCGAGTGGCGGGCGACGATTCAGACCCAgacctacaaaataaaagcccacacacacagtttatgcAGACAATAACTTCTATGACAGGAGGAGTGGAATATTTGGTTCAAATCcacctgaaaaaagaaaatatttgaataacTGATTGAAAATCTTCCATTGGGAAcaccgtttttctttttttttaagtgaatttcaGTCACATTCTTGCTGAAAGCTGCAAAAATTGGTTGTTTCAAGAAGCAAcaggctttttttaaaaacatcaacaaccaACCGGACTTTGCTAAAGTTTGAGCTTTGAGGGAAGACGTCTAGAAGTGTCTGTGATCAAACCCTGGGCagtgtgtggcgttcaggacGCTCCGTGGATGACTGGAGGGGGGAAAAACTGACGTTTCACCTTATTTTGAAAAGAGTTTTCTATGGAATTAAATAGTTCTGCATAGATCTGACTTGTTTTTAGAGAacatgctgtgtgtttttgtgttgtgatgTACTGACtgtggtgttggtgtgtgtttgccgTCCAGGAGGAGTGCGTGTTGTCCGACCCTCAGGGCGAGAGCGACGCCGACGCCGACATCGAGGACACAGACTGCAGGTCGGACTCGTCTCCGTTTTGCTTCGCCCGTTTGTTTCCGTCTCTCGTCTGACTTTCCGCCGCCGGGTCCAGACTCCAGGAGCCCGGCTCGCTCCAGCGAATCAGCTCGCGGCGCCGGAAGCGCCCCCAGGTGGCGCGGCAGGACACCACGGAGAGCGAGGACGACGGCGGGCGGAGCCACCGGTCCCACCGCTGGAGCCTGCGGCTCAGTCCGGACCGGGCGCACAGCAGGACCATCCtggaggtgaaaggtcaaacacacaccgcCGCCTGCGGTCTAGACCGCGCCtcctgacgtgtgtgtgtgtgtgtgtcccaggaGAGCATATCGCAGGTCAGGCCTCTGGTCGTCTGCCGGCCCGCCGCGGACAAGCCGAGGAGCCCGGCCGACCTCCAAGGTCGCTCCAAGGTCACGCCGCTGTGGCCGCCGTCGCTCTCCCTGCCCTTCATCCTGCTCCTGTCGCTGCCGCTCTCCCTGTCCCTCCTCATCGTCATCGTGTCCTTCCTCCTGCCCTGGGCCACCGCTTGAGCCACcgcttgggtttttttttttttaaaagaagagcTTCATTCCAGAAACGACCAGacggaggagaaagaaaaacattctgttAAAACATAAGGAATAGTTTCACTGGTCCGGTCTTCAGGTCAGAACCGACCACGATGGCGCCCAACTATGCAAATCCTGGACTgatggccccgcccccccggtcCACTTCCTGACGAAGCGGAGCTCCGCCCACTTATTCCAGAACATCATTTACACTCctctgtgtttcttcttcttttattttgtagaaTAAGCCGacctcaaaaggaaaaagagtTACTGTAACCACGTTGAAGCAATTTAAAACTGTGTTTCACAGTTCAGATGTAATaatgatgtttttaaatgtttttcctgtgtgtgtgtgtgtgtgtgtgtctgcgtgtgtgtgattattATTTAAGAAAACAAGCTTGACAATCAGTGATGAAGCTCATGTAAAACCGAATCAACAGGAACAAAAGCCATTCTGGCTCCTCTGTGCtgtatatttgtttgttttttgtgtgttttttgacgTGTCTTCCATCCCAGACCGTACTGTATTTACTGATTTCATTCGTTTATGAAACCGTTTCCCGTCTCCGATCGGACTTTTTATTTCCTGGATGTTCGTTCACTAGAGGTTCAATAAAACTAGATTGTATTTTGACAACAGACGGACTGAGCTTCTGTTTGTAGAGGTAGAGGAACGTTAAAAGGTGAGgaaggtgaggaagaggagggtcccgctcacttcctcctcctcctcctcctcacttcatGCGTCGTCATGGTAACAATCAGCGGTGAAGGAGGAAACAGAGTCTTTCTGAGTGGACGGCGAGTTGCTCCCCAGAGTTAAACACTGACAGGAGGCGTCGAGAAAACGCCAACATCTGCACGACTGCCAACAAATAACTGACTGACATGAAAGAAACCGTTTTTCTTTACAGACAATTTACCAAAATAAAGGCGCAGGGGTTGGAAATTCACGCCAATGTCACGGACAGTGGGTTAACAGCCTTTCAGGAAGACTAGTTCAGTTTCGCTGAACAGGAGTTTAGTAAAATAGTCACCTTtagctaatgctaagctaactgTTAGCTTGACATTTGCATGCTTCTTCCATcaaatattttgatattttaatgaattaGTGAACATTTCTTGACAGATTTATGCATCTATTGCTAGTTTTAATTCATTAATGTCATGTTGAAGTCACGATCTAATGGTGTGTTCAGGTTAATGCTTTTGGgcggtgtgtgtctctgttttccAGCACACACACGTGTGACATGTGAGCAGGCAGTGAAGAGAGCCGTCCTCAGGTAGGAGTGCTTTTTAAAGCCAGCTGCTGCCCACCGGTTTCATTTCCAGCTCGCCCACTCGCAGCACTTGAACTTCAAAGCGTTTTCAAGAGATGGAATATCATTAGAAACTCCTCGAAAAACAGCCGATCGCAGAGTTTCCCTGAGGACAGTGACACACGTCTCACAAGTCTTCTCTTCTAATTGCACGCCGCGTGCTTCCCGTCACCCTGGCTTCCTGGTTTTGAAGCGTTCATTAAAACTGGTGCCGAGAACAATGAATCCACAAATAGCTGCTGGAAGCTAATCCCGCCGCCGTGGCAAACAATGCAGTCATCCGAGGAGAGGGCGTCTTCACCAGGGTCCAGTGTTGGCGGTCTGCGGCCAGCGCTGCTATTTTTCACGCCAAGGTTAGGCCCCGAAGGTCGGGCCGTCAGAGCGACCCGGCGTTTGATTCCTCTGTTGGCACAAAGGCCGACAAGCCGACAGGTGTCGTGTGTTTTCTTGCACTCTCTGCCACCTTCGCCTCCCGCCTCGCGCCTCCCGATCCTTGACCCACATTCCACTTTGCTTGGCTGTGGAGGAGCAACGTGATCCTCCTGACGACCCTCCAGGCATTTAATACTGAGCCGCCGGTCATACGGCTCCGAGCGAGGATGCCAACGGTGCCAAGGCTCCCTGGCAGGGATGATACAGATGCCTCTATTCTCTTTTTAACAGCTGAAGGACAGTAACTTCATATATCATGGCATTATGAACTCATGAACTGCAGGACCAGAAAATCAGCACACTGTCAATAAATATCAAAAACTGGGCAGAAATTTGATAAATGAAggttcgggttcgggttcgggttcgggtttGGGTTCGGGTTCTGCATGCAGCCCTCACAAATCTTCGCCACTTCCAGCCCAACTCCTCAAACTGTCTAGAATTTCAGCTACGGAGTGATAAAGTGCCCTGCATATGGCAGGGCAGCCTGGTCCAGGAATCGCACGGCGCTCACGCCGCCCTCCAGCAGTCACATTCacaaggagaggagagggaggcaaACTGAAACCAGCTGCCGGCTGCAGGCGGGAGAAGACGCTCAGCTCTCCACCGTCCATCGCCGCTTCCCTGCTGGACGGACATGATCTGCTGCTGGGTGCAAGAAAGCAAGTGAtcctcactgttttttttcctgtttttgtttttgaagagaGCAGCTCGGCGATACACCAGAGGGTATTAGAGGGGATTAAAGGGAGAGTGGACAGCATGGCCGTGGCTAATCCACGCTTCCACAAGGACTGGGATGGATGGAGCGGCAACGCCGCCGCCAGCAAGAGGATCCCGTGGAGGGAGAGAATGATGCGATGGGTTAAAGCggaggtgagggagggaggagagggaggtgaGGATTCAGGGAGTCTCCACCATGAGGGGAACGAGGAAGAGCAAGTACATGAAGAAgatgagagagaagaagaggagttGACAGGCGAAGAAGAACCAAGGGctttagaggaggaagaagagggaagaAGGGTGGATGAAGGGGAAGGAAGAGAAAACGAGGACGAGGCAGAGGAAAACGAGtctgatgaggaggatgaggaggaagagcaggaaggaggagaagctgaaagggccgcagagctggaggaagaaagaagtagagaggaggaagaacatgaagaagatgaagatctTCAAGAGCGAAACGAGTCGTATCACCAAGTTCAGCTCGACCACCCGAcaggacaagaagaagaaagtagaTCCGAAGAAGAAAGTAGACCTGACGGAGAAGAAGATCTTCAAGAGCAAAACGAGTCATATCACCAAGTTCAGCTCAACGACCCGACAGGACACGAAGAAGAAAGTAGACCTGACGAAGGACAAAGTAGACCTGACGAAGATGAAGATCTTCAAGAGCAAAACGAGTCGTATCACCAAGTTCAGCTCAACGACCCGACAGGACATGAAGAAGAAAGTAGATTCGAAGAAGATGGGGATCGTGCCGAAGAAGATTCCAGTGAATCGTACGATGAAGACTCCGACTCGGTGGTGTCTGAGAGCGAAGACCTGAGCCTAGGAAGACTTGACATTGAAGAACTTCACGACGCACATCGAGAGGAACGAGATGATCTCACTGAACAGTCAGTAAGTGATCTTAACAGCGTCTCTGAAGACTGGACGTctcaaaaaacaaatgaaaaacaacaatgtgGACAGGAGAAATCGAGTTATGGTGACAAAACTGTCAGTGAGACTTATTCAATGGAAGAAGACTTTCCAGATGAAGATCTTGAAGATGAAGAGTCCCTGGATGACGAGGAAGGGGAACTCTCaatggatgaggatgaagacgaGCTAAAGATTTACAGCAACAACGACTACCCCACCGACATATTCCTCACGTTGGCTGAATTCAGGGACTCCTCTCTTTTCACGGATCTCATCCTGACCTCAGCAGACGGGAAGAGTTTTGAGGTACATTTCCTGGTGATGGCCGCCGTCAGCTCGCTCGTCTGGAGAAACCTGAGCAGGAACCACACAGACGGAAAAGACGCTGGTTCAGGAACCCGAACCCAGAGGCTGTTTCTGGGTCCAGAGGTGGACAGTGTCGGATTAGAGGCCATCGTGGAGTTTGCCTACACTGGACTTATATCACGTCTGAACCCGGACAACGTGGACCAGATCAAGACGGCGGCTCAAGGACTCGGAGCGCCCAGAGTGCTGGATCTCTGCACCAGGTTCCTGCAGTCTGCAAAGACCGGAGggcaggagaagaaggaggactACATGTGTGCTGCACACCAACTGATGGTCAGCCTTCAGTTCATCAAGCAGCTGTGGATGGACGGGGCGGGCTGCGACGTGGTCCTGGAGGCTGTCGGGGGGTCACTTCACGGTGAGTCCACCATCAGCTGTAACGTCTGCAGCAGAATCTTCCCCAGGGATGAACTTGTTTACCATCAAGGAATGAAACTTTAAACTGAACCCATCAACCTGGattattttatattaataaCTTTAGTGTCTAAGTTCATGTTACAGGATTTTCGGGTATTTGCAGCATtgccagaaagaaaagaagtttCTATCCCTGTGATTTCTATTTATATGCCAGAGAGGCCTCTTCATTTACTCGATTACTCTTGATGAACATGAGAGGGAGGGCCTGATCGGGTTTTGGTCTTATTAGTGCCAGAGGCAGTTGTGTGTGGCCCAGATTTGTTTCGTTGACAGAGCAATGTGTTCGACATGCATCAGGTATGATGGAAAGGTAAAGTAGCAGCAGCAAGTAGATGATATTTTGAGTTtaatgtttaaaacatttttcaaagctTTATAGGTGTAGGTAGGCGTATTAGTGTGTGCTTACTCATTTCCATCATCTCTCTAGTCCACAGAGTGATCCTGGCAGTGAGCAGTGACTACTTCCTCAGCATGTTCACCTTGGGAATGAGAGAGTCCCGCCAGCAGAAGGTGACCATGCCCCTGCTCTCGGCATCGGAGCTGGAGGTTCTGATCACCTGCTCCTACAGCGGAgttctccagctcagctggcAGTGCATCTTCGAGGCGACCAGCACGGCCCTCCAGCTCCAGTACCAGCCGGCCCTCGCCTTGTGCCTCAGCTTCCTGCATCAGGAGATGAACCCTCACACCTGCCTCGACGTGGTTTCCTTCGCCGAGGCCTACGAGGTGCCACAGATTCTTGAAGTGGCAAATGATTTCATCCTCCGGCAGTTCCAAAAGGTGGCGTCCACCTCAAAGTTCAAGGACCTTCCGGGCAGGCAGCTCTTCAAGTACCTGAAGAGCCGATCGCTCTGCGTTTCGTCCGAA
The nucleotide sequence above comes from Salarias fasciatus chromosome 3, fSalaFa1.1, whole genome shotgun sequence. Encoded proteins:
- the LOC115408609 gene encoding uncharacterized protein LOC115408609 codes for the protein MLRRESDPHGPFTSGETSDNDCEVGASCGEVDKVCVCEAGPRTLYSEAHTPTPDRPVCERCGRNRAPIASCSEGYGTEEECVLSDPQGESDADADIEDTDCRLQEPGSLQRISSRRRKRPQVARQDTTESEDDGGRSHRSHRWSLRLSPDRAHSRTILEESISQVRPLVVCRPAADKPRSPADLQGRSKVTPLWPPSLSLPFILLLSLPLSLSLLIVIVSFLLPWATA